The Sporosarcina ureae genomic sequence GTTTACAAGTCATTTAATTGAAAATAGGGGCGTTATTATAACAACACATGAAATAGGCGATATCGAACATTTAATCGATAAAGTGGTGCTGTTAGACGAAGGGATTGTAATTAGGGAGTTCAGCGCGGAAGAAGCCCGTGAAAACGAAGGGAAATCTGTGGTGGATGTTATGAGAGAGGTGTATCAGAAATGAAAAACTACTTGAAGTTAGTCAATTTTGAATTCAATCGTATTGCAAAAATATTTGCAGTTCTACTAGGCATTACGCTAGTTGTACAAATTACTGGAGTCATAGTGTTGTCGAAAAACTACTTAAACATGGCCAATGAAAAAATTTATGAAGAGTTTATGCCAAAAGCAGAATTCTTAGTAGACTATGGCCAAATGAGTTTTCTCGCTGTTACTAGAAGTATGTGGTTTTTTGGTCCAATTGCTTTATGTATCGCCGGTGTTGGGTTCTATATTTTCCTGATCTGGTATCGTGATTGGTTCGGAAAAAACACATTTATTTATCGATTATTAATGTTACCCACAACGAGATTGAATGTTTTCTACGCAAAGATAACAAATATTCTACTAGCGACGTTTGGCTTTGTGGCATTTCAACTTATTTTGATTCCACTAGAGACAATGGTTTTTAGATGGATGCTGCCAAAGGAATTCCGAGTGGATATGAGTATCAAAGAGATTGTTAGCAGCATGCCAGAATTACACTTGCTTTTCCCAACTACTTTTCTTGAAATGATAGTGTTTTATGGAGCAGGGGTAATGGTGGTGTCCATTCTGTTTACTGCAATTTTATTTGAAAGAAGTTATAAGTGGAAAGGCATTTTTGTGGGGATTTTGTTCAGCTTAGTAGCGGTTGCGGTATTGATCTCACCTCTTCTTTTGCAAGAATTTGTACTGAATGACTTTTTCTATCCATTAGAATTATTTGTATTTGAAATAATAATGGGTGTAATCGTACTTACAGGATCTATTTGGATGAGTGGATTCTTATTAAAGAACAAGATCACTGTATAAGGAGTGTGTGTGGAGATGAAAAAGTATTGGAAGTTTACTTCAATTATTGCGGTTATTGTGCTTAGCATTGGAACGTTTTATGTTAGCTCTGCTAATTCGGCAACACAATTTCCTGAGTTTGTAATAAATAAGAAGAGCGGTAATGCTGAAGAAATAAAATCTTTGGAGTTGGAAGGATTCTATCATAAAGGCGGATCTATGGGTTATGTAAACAATTACTTGAAGATCACTTCTGACGGTTCGGATTATAGAAACGGTAGTTCAATTATTGACTCGGTTATAGGACACCCCGCACCACTGATTCAGGAATTACAGGAGAATTATCGTAAATTCATGAGAGGCAAAGGCCAAAGTGTCGATTCATTTTTTGTGAACAAGAAGCTGATAGCCTATGCAGAAGTGAAGTATAAAACAGGTTCAATTACAAATAGAGATTTCAAATTCGACCTATCTATGGTTGATAAAGACACTGGCCATATATCTTCCTTCACTATTGAAGTTCCAGACAGTTCATCAATTAAACATATGTTTGTTGAAGATGTCCAAGTGGTTGATAACGAACTACATGTGATTACCCATAATAATACTAGAAAGAATAAGAAATATTTTAATGAAAAACATATCTACTCTTTCGATACATCTACTGGGAATATAAACAGTAATGAAACGGTTTTATCCATCCCTGAACAACAAGACAATGACTATACTTTTGCAAACCTAATTCAAACAAACCCAGATCAAGCGAATGAAAAACTTGTATTCATAAAAACGCAAGACAACATGATACAAGAAGAAGAAACGGATAGAGTAGAAAAAACTATTAAGCAACTAATTTATTACAATTTAAAAACGAAAGAAAAAGAGGTACTTGAATTGCCAGGCGGTTTAGAAGAGTATCAAAACAGTTTCTCTGATGGTTCAACCATATATCTTTCGAAAGTAAGCGAGGGGAATTTGGTTATAACTCCTTATAATATAGAGAATAGTCTAGTTGGTAAGGAATGGACTATACAGCTATCAAACGAAAGAAGTAATGAAGAACCACCAATTATTTTTACAAAAGACGGTAAGTTATATGTGACAACACATATCACAAATTTTGAAACAAAGGCTAGCATCACCGTTATTGATTTGAAAACATCGGATATAATTTACCAGGGTGAAGTAATCAGAAAAGATCTCCCAAAAAGTGATGAACAATTTGAGTTCTATATTTTTAATATGATCGTAAAATAAGAGTTGAATGGGGCTTGCTTTAGTTTTAAAGCAAGCTCTTTTGTCTGGATAAAAATATGGCCTAGACGCAAAAGATATTTGGTGAATCAGACGTATACGAAGAAAGAAGATTAAAAGGGTACAATAATAAGCCACTGACTTTTTGAATGAAGGAGTCAAACAACATGACAAAGAGATTGCACTACTAATTTAGTAACTGTAACGACTGATTAAAGAATCGAGCGCGATTGTTTACTATGCGTATCTTTTGTTATATTCAATTCATTGGTATAATTGGGATGAGTATTTCTATGTTATGGATTTCTACACAAGTTAAGCCAAGTTTGATAAATGTAAAAGAAGTTACTGTAGAAGGGAAAAATAAAAGGTTTTGTTAGCCGTTCGACTGTAGACGAACGTAGAAAAGATTTAGAGAAACACGAACTACATGAGAGAGCGTTAGAAGTTTTAAATGAAATGTTTATGAAAATCGAAGAAAAAAATAGTATTTCTACGATATTCGTTATGCCTAAAGAGTAAGTATCAGTTTGTTCGATAAATGGGGGCAGTTGTGGAGGATGTACTGTTACAGGTTAAATTGAAATGATAGTGAGCTTAATTCCTTGCTGAAATTGTAAGGAATTAAGCTCTTTTTTACTTTGCCAAAAAAGTTTATCATTTCTTGTAACGAATGTGGTTTTTATTCTATATATATATATGCCGGTTAGCATCAGAGGGAAGGAGGAATTGGGTGGAGGATTTAAGCGAAGTTTATAAATCCTATGCAAATGAAGTAAAAGCTTTCCTTCTTTGTTTGACATCAAATACGGATTTAGCAGAAGAATTAACACAAGAAACATTTTATCAAGCCGTAAAATCTATCGAACGTTATAATGGCGAATGCAAAATGTCAGTTTGGTTATGTCAAATTGCTAAGCATTGCTACTATGATCATTTAAAACGGGAGAAGTATAGGAACTATTCAAGTCTTGAACAATTAGCGCAAACGGGTATAGATTTTCATTCTAATGAAGATTTACCAGATATAGCTATGATAAAACAGGATATACAACAGACAATTAATCTGGAGATTCAAAAGCTAAAAGAACCTCATCGAGAAATTTTTTTACTTCGAACAAAGCTAGATTTAAGTTTCAAGGAAATTGGAGTTATCTTCAATAAAAATGAAAATTGGGCAAGAGTTACATATTATCGTGCAAAATGCACTCTAGCAGAAAGGATGGATTTGAATGAAATGTAATATTGTACAGGATTTATTACCTTCTTATATTGATGGTATTTGCAGGGAAGAAACGGCTTCTGAGGTAAAGACTCATATTGAGAAGTGTGTCCAATGCAACAAAATGATACAAATGATGCAACAACCGACACAACATGTTGTCGAACCAAAATTTGAAGAGGCGAAAGAACCTTTTAAACGAATTAATAAAAAGCGGCGTTTACAAGTGATTGCTGCTTCACTATTGACATTTCTAGTTATGATAATCAGTTATCAGGTCGTTCAAAATGTGGGGGTGGTTAACCAATACTTTTTCCCAATGGCGCATGGGGTAGTAAATATAACTGACGATGATGAAGAGTGGCAAAGCCTGAATTTTAATGAAGAAAATTATCTGATATATGATCGTGTTTTCTGGAAGAAGTCTATTGTAAATACTGTTAGTAATGACATTGATAGTGGGAATGAAATTGAAGGCGATATTCTTTTAAGAGTGAAAGATGTAAATGGTAAAGTAGTGGTCGATGAAATTCAAGTGAGTTCTGGACAAAGTGTTAAATTGGATGGTTTAAAGAAAAACAAAAAGTACTTTTTTGAAATAAAGGCATCACAAGGAAGATATTTTATTAATGCGATATGATAAAATAAAGACCAAGATAGTTGTTTGAATTCTTTAGAGATATTATGTTTATTGTTCAAAAGAGTGAAGTTGCTGAAGAAGAATTGCATCCTTTTCAGTAATAGGGCCATTTTGCAGAGCAAGTAAGGGGGGCAACAAACGAATATGATTCGTGCTGCGATCTGATCGTATGCCGTAAAAGTACTGTTTTGGTGTGTTACTTATATCGAATTTGGGAGGTCACACTCTTGCAAAGTAGACGTAGTTTAGGAATACTTTCTTTTATTACACTGATTGTAGGATTTATTTTGGTTTGTGTGTTTATTTTCACAGGTGATTTTTTCATTGCAATGCCATTCGGATATATCCTTATAGCCCTCTCATTCGGTTTATCCTTTTTCAGTAGAAAAGACAAATTCGGAAGAGTATCATTTTACGCACTCCCCATAATTGCAACCATTTATTTATTGTTCATAGGAGTTATGTATATATTTTGGGATACCCCCTAATACAATGTCGTAAATAGATGCTTTTGTTGAACATCAAAAGCTTGATTCTCCTAGTCTTTAAAAGGTGGATGAGGCTTTATTATATATTTTCGGTACAAAATAGATGCAAATTGACTCCGAAAGTGACACGCCTCTACAAGAGCTTTTTGCTATGTGTACAATCAAGGCATGATTGAAAATGAAGAGAACAAACTAATTAGCTTACATACTATTGCCATAAAGATAAATTATTTCGAAAAGGTGTATCCTTATTCAAAAAGATCTCTATATAGCTAGTGAAGAGGCAAATAGCTGCCGCTTACAACTAGTTAGTAGGGGGATACTATCATGCAAATTATTAATGAATCATTTCTACAATTTCATCCACACACAGCCGCGAAGATCGGACTTAATGAGTCGATGTTTCTGCAACAAATCCATGAGCTGTCTTTCGGTCTTCATGACACGATAGAAGGGACACAATGGGTGTGCAGGTCGTATAAAGAGTGGCATGCCGTGATGAATTTCTGGTCAATGGCTACGATTATCCGAGCGATACGAAAATTGGAGAAATCCGGCTATATTCGTTCGAAGCGACAGAACTTCGGAGAAAAGATGTATCTCGTAGATTACGAAGTCTGTGAGTCGATCGGAGTATTTCTACTACCGCCAGCGAAGGGAGAAGTAGTGAGCATAAACTAACGTGTAATCCGGATGAGTGGAGGCCTATGCTTCCGCTCTTTTCTCGTGCAGTTTTGTAATCAAAAAATAGTTTGAAAACAAGTATCCTTATGCAAAAAGCTCTCTATATAGTTAGTGAAGTGGTGAATGGTTATCACTTACACGCAATTTAGGAGGAATTCAGTATGAAGTTATTAATCAATGAACAGCCATTACAATTACTACCGTCTCTTGTGCATGTAGTCGGATTAAACGAGGCATTATTTCTGCAACAGCTGCATTTCCGATCACTTATTTCAAAAAATGTGCGCGACGGCCATCAGTGGGTGAATAAAACGTATGATCAATGGCTGGAGGAGTTTTCATTCTTGTCACGTATGACGATCAAACGTACGATTTATAATTTAGAAAAACAAGGATACGTTATTTCGACTTCTGAATACAATAAGATGAAAATTGATAAGACGAAATGGTATCGAATTGATTACACCAAACTCCCTGCCTTGTCTATTCAAGATGACCCGTCGGTTGAAGAAGCGGTACCAGCAAAAAGTGAACTGGAAATAGATCATGCGACGTTTCAATCTGATACAACGGACGTTTCACTTCGAAACGCTGTGTCGTACCAAAGTGAAACGAAGGACTGTGCCAATGTGGGACGGCCTATAACCAAAGAACTTAAAGAACTTAAAAGAATAAAGAATAAAGATCTTGTCGAGAAGCCTCTCGACGTTACGCATTTCGTCATTGCCTATTTGAATGAGAAAACCGGTAAGCAATTTAAAGCAGCGTCTGCAGCTAATAAGAAATTTATTAATGCAAGAGTGAAAGAAGGCTATACACAACAGGATTTTATACAAGTCATTGATCTCAAAGTGTCGCAATGGAATACTAATCCTGAATTTCGAGCATACTTACGTCCTTCCACATTATTCAACCCGACGAACTTTGAAAACTATTTGAATGAACAGCCGGTAATACCTGTACAACATACGCCAAGGCGCGTGCCCAAATCGCCTGTATTGGATTTTAGTAGAGGGGAAGATTTAGGCTAGCTAACCCGTATAAAAGTAACAATGAATTTTTGAAAAAAGATCGCTATTTTGGATTCGGAAAGTTTGACACATCAACTATAAAAAAGCATGATAAGAGTAAATGAACGGTAACTAAACTGCCGAATTCACGTGATCAACGAAAGAGGTTTTGAGATGGAAGAACAGAAATACGAATACTTGGCGGATAACCCGAATATTAAAGTACTGCCAATTATGTTGGCTCTCATTATCGGTGCATTTTTCGCCATTTTGAATGAAACACTATTAAACATCGCACTCATTACACTGATGGATCAGTTTTCCATCACGTTACCGACTGTGCAATGGATGGCTACAGGCTTCATGCTGGTCATGGCCGTCGTCATCCCCATCTCGGCGTTACTTTTACAATGGTTCACGACGCGGCAATTATTCCTCGGTACGATGACCGTCTTCACGATTGGAACAATCGTGGCTGCGAGCGCGCCGACATTTCCCATTCTATTAACGGGTCGACTCATTCAGGCTGTCGGAACAGGATTATTGATGCCGATCATTTTCAACGTCTTCCTACTCATTTATCCACCGCATAGACGGGGTAAAATTATGGGAATCATCGGACTTGTCATTATGTTCGCTCCAGCGATTGGCCCAACGTTATCAGGTGTGATCGTGGAATATCTCGGATGGCGTTATTTATTCATCCTCGTCATTCCATTCGCATTATTTTCTATCGGGTTTGGTTATAAATACTTGATCAATGTTACGGAAGTCACAAAACCAAAAATTGATTATATTTCATTGGTCTATTCATCAATTGGTTTTGGATCTCTCGTCTATGGATTCAGCTCCGTTGGGAATAGCGCAGAAGGTTTTGCAGATCCGCTCGTCTTGTTGTTTATCAGTATGGGCGTGATCGGTATTGTGCTGTTCGTCTTGCGTCAGTGGAAGCTAGATGAACCGATTATGAATATGCGCGTGTTCCGATACCCAATGTTCACTCACGCCGTCTTCATGTTCTTGATTATCATTATGGCGATGTTTGCTTCCGAAATTATTTTACCCATCTATATGCAAGGACCACTCGCGCTTAGCGCAGCGACTGCAGGGTTGATTCTACTGCCTGGCAGTATTTTAAATGGTATTATGTCTCCGTTCATGGGGTCACTATTCGATAAGTTTGGTCCGCGTGTGCTGATGATTCCAGCGACGATTGTGCTCAGCGGAACGATGTTCATGATGAGTCGATTGACACTCGATACGCCCATTTGGGTGGTTGTCACGAGCTATATCTTGCTGATGCTCAGTGTATCTGCGATTATGATGCCGGCCGAGACGAATGGATTGAATCAACTACCGAAGCGATTATATCCGCACGGCACCGCAGTTATGTCGACGCTACAACCAGTTGCTGGAGCTATTGGCGTGTCGGTATTTATTAGTATTATGAATGCGAGACAACTGCACTTCCTAAATAAATCGACAACACCTGAAGACGCAGTAACTGCTGATTTGGCTCTCGTTGCTGGTGTTGAACTTGTCTACTTCATCGCATTCGCCATGTCGCTTGTGGCAGTTGCGCTGTCGTTTATTGTGTACCGTGCTACACCGCAAGAAGATATGGAAGAAAGTAAATAACAAAAAATCCCCAACCCTTCAAAAATAAAATGTACCCTTTGTAAAGGACAATTATAAAAAAAGCCTAAGCTGCTTGTTGAAGCTGTCGTCTGTATTCTGCAGGCGGCAGCTTTTTCAAGTTCCACTGCCCGCGATAATGGTTATAGTACGTCATATAACTCTTGATTTCCCGCCTAACTTCTTCCATTGTCTCACAATCTTTTATATTGGTTTCATCCTTGAAGTGACCGAAAAATGATTCCTGTGGAGCATTATCCCAACAGTTCCCTCTGCGTGACATCGATTGTCCTAACCCCATTTTCTTCACTGCTGCCTGATACTTTGGGTTTGTATAATGAAATCCTTGATCTGAATGTATAAAGGCATCTGTCATTAAATGACGATGTTTCTTTAGTTTGCGAAGCGTATTCATTGCGATCTCCAAACCTAACGAAGAAGAAACTTCATAGGCTAAAATTTCATTCGTTTGGGCGTCTTTAATCGTTGACAAGTAAGCACGTTTGCCATTTCCATATGTCAAATAGGTGATGTCGGTCAATAATACCTTTCCAGCCACCCCTTGCTTAAACTCACGTTGTAACGTGTTTTCACATGTGCGGTGCTCTTTCGTCGCCTTTGCCATACGACGTGCTGGGTTGGCTTTGCGGATGGGACAGATGATATCGAATTTTTTCATAATCCGGCGAATGCGTTTTAGGTTATATGTAATGCCGTACTGATTTTCGAGTGTCATTTTAATTTGGCGTGCTCCTTTTTTTCGTCCTCGAAAATGATAGGCCTTTAAAATGATTTCCTTTACAACTTCGTCTGCCTGTTCGCGAGCGGCACGTTTCTGTTTAGATTTCTCTCCAAAGTGCCTATAGTAGCCCGAACGCGATACCTCCATAAGTTCGCATAAGTAGCTCACCAAACGTGCTAATTTATACTTTTGGATGGTGAAATTAATTAGTTCATATTTTAGCGTCGTTTGGATTGTGATTTCTTTTTCATCATCTGCCTTTCGAGTAGATCGAGCTTTTTTAACAGTTCATTTTCCGCCTGTAATAAGCGGTTTTTCGCTTCTAGACGTTCAATCTTTTCTTCGGATGTCAAGTCGCGTTCTGATGGACGGCCTGAATTGGTTTTTCGTGTGTCTTGTAAGCCTTCCACTCCGCTTTTTCTATAGGCGGCACGCCAACGCTTTCCTGCAGATTTAATCCGAACTGCTCCTATTAAATCGGCATTTAATCCAGCCTCTTCAAAAATGTCTCGCGGCAGTTTTCCTTTTTCATTTTCCGAAATAAAATGACGTTTAAACTCATCTGTATAGGTGATGGATTTATCACTAACAGCTTGTACGTTAGGATTGCATTGCAAGCGTGCTTGTTCTTTTAAGGTAAACAATCGTTCAGTCACATTCATCCGCTCCCACATCTTTTTATTCATTATAAACAAAAGTACCCTATAGGATAGACTTTTTTCAAAGTGTCTATCTTATAGGGTACATTTTAAAATAGGGCTGGGGATTTTTTATGTGTTCGCTCTAGTAGTGTTTTTCTAGAACTTCTCACAACAGCATCCGCAAATACTTTTCAAAATTCACTCCCGCTTCTAACGGTGTATCGTCTAACGCAGTATCTTCTATAGCGGCGAGCAAAAATTCTTTCGCAAGCGAAATCGACTGTTCCATGTCCATACCACGAAGTCGGCTGCCCATCAGTACTGATGCGAATAAATCACCAGTGCCTGAATAGCTTTTATTATTGTACGGCACCGTGGTGAAAAGAGTATCTGTGTCGTTAATATACATATTGCCGATCGTAAATTGTCGGCTAGGTGGTTGAATGCCTGTAATGATAATTTCAGCGCCAGTTGCTTGTTGAAGCTGCTTACCCGCATCCTCTACAATCTTCAGGTAATCTTGTTCATCAACGCAGCGGTGCAATGCGTCATAACTATAACCGGTCAGCAAACAACATTCCGTAATGTTCGGCGTAATAATATCCGCTCGCGCAACGAGAACCTTCATTTGTTCAAGAAGTTCTTCGTCAAAATTGTCATACGCTTTTCCATTGTCACCGAGTACCGGATCCACGAGTAATAGCGTTCGATCAGTATAAAAACTCTCGAGAAATGTAAGGATATGATGAATTTGCTCTTTGCCCGTAATATAACCGGTATGAATGCCGTCAAACGTGACATGGAGCTTCTCCCACTCCTTTGTATAGAGCGGCATGGCACTCGTCAAATCATTGCAGTAATAGCTCGGATATTCTGTTTGTGCAGTCAACATCGCAGTCGGCAGTGGACATGCCTGCACACCCATCACAGAAAGCACAGGAATCGCGGCAGTGAGTGAGCATTTACCGAATGAAGACAAATCTTGAATAATTGCAACTTTTTTCATGGGAAATCCTCCGTAAATCGCTATGTATTATTCGTATCATAGCATAAACAATGTAGTGAATTGTTGTGTGAGAACTAGTAACGACTAGTACATTACCTATCATTATGTTGAAAAAAGAGAACTGTTCATCACATAATTTTTTTATATTATAGGTTACAATACCCAGTATGGAGGGTATACATATGATCAACCGAGCGTTTCGAGTCGTAGAGGTTACTAAAAATAGAAAGAATATCTTCTATGCATTGAATAAAAAGATTATGTGAATATAAAATTAAACGTTCACTTTTTTATGGTATCATGGTTTAATAGTAAATAACTTACTAGTTAGAAAGTGAGGAGAGAGAGTCAAAGAATCAATAGGTACTTCAATTAAATGGTGAATTCTTTATGAGATGATCTCTGATAAAAGGGGGGCGATTTAATAAAAGAATTAATCTACCGCTCCAATCAGCATAAATTGTAAGCGATTTCAAAATTAAGGGAAACAGGAATTAGTCTCTAAACAAATCCATAAAACCACTTAAGAAACAGAAAGCACTTTTTAGTAACTGAAAATTTCATGAAAAAAGGGAGATGGGGAATATGAAAAAAATCAAAATGATGATCCTACTACTAGCTGCATCTGTGTTAGTACTTGCTGCTTGTGGTAATGAAGACGAAAAGACGTCAGAAAGTACTGGCGATCAAGGCTATAAACTAGTCAATGAAGGAAAATTCACATTTGCTGCAAGTGGAGTGTACAAACCGTTTAGTTTTGAAGAAGACGGTAAACTTACAGGCTTTGATATAGAAATTGGAAATGCGCTTGCAGAGAAAATGGGACTTGAAGCGAATCCAGTGACCAATCCATTTGAAACGATTTTACAAGGATTAGTTGGGAATAAGTTTGACGCAATTATTGGTTCTATGGCTTATACAAAAGAACGGGCAAAGCAAGCGGATTTCACTGAGCCTTATTATTATTCAGGAGGGATGATTTTCGTTGCCAAGGATAACGACGAAATTACATCTCCCGAAGACTTAGATGGAAAGAAAATTGGAGTAGTAGCCCAGTCCACATATGAAGAGCCAGCTAAAGAATTATCGGATGATATCCAGTATTACAGCAGTGATGTAGTCGCATTAAAAGATTTAACAGTGAAAGGTCGCTTAGATGCAGTCATTACAGCGGACATCGTTGGGTATGAAGCGATCGACAATGGATTTGAAGTCAAAGA encodes the following:
- a CDS encoding conserved phage C-terminal domain-containing protein, producing the protein MKLLINEQPLQLLPSLVHVVGLNEALFLQQLHFRSLISKNVRDGHQWVNKTYDQWLEEFSFLSRMTIKRTIYNLEKQGYVISTSEYNKMKIDKTKWYRIDYTKLPALSIQDDPSVEEAVPAKSELEIDHATFQSDTTDVSLRNAVSYQSETKDCANVGRPITKELKELKRIKNKDLVEKPLDVTHFVIAYLNEKTGKQFKAASAANKKFINARVKEGYTQQDFIQVIDLKVSQWNTNPEFRAYLRPSTLFNPTNFENYLNEQPVIPVQHTPRRVPKSPVLDFSRGEDLG
- a CDS encoding pyridoxamine kinase: MKKVAIIQDLSSFGKCSLTAAIPVLSVMGVQACPLPTAMLTAQTEYPSYYCNDLTSAMPLYTKEWEKLHVTFDGIHTGYITGKEQIHHILTFLESFYTDRTLLLVDPVLGDNGKAYDNFDEELLEQMKVLVARADIITPNITECCLLTGYSYDALHRCVDEQDYLKIVEDAGKQLQQATGAEIIITGIQPPSRQFTIGNMYINDTDTLFTTVPYNNKSYSGTGDLFASVLMGSRLRGMDMEQSISLAKEFLLAAIEDTALDDTPLEAGVNFEKYLRMLL
- a CDS encoding transporter substrate-binding domain-containing protein, whose product is MKMMILLLAASVLVLAACGNEDEKTSESTGDQGYKLVNEGKFTFAASGVYKPFSFEEDGKLTGFDIEIGNALAEKMGLEANPVTNPFETILQGLVGNKFDAIIGSMAYTKERAKQADFTEPYYYSGGMIFVAKDNDEITSPEDLDGKKIGVVAQSTYEEPAKELSDDIQYYSSDVVALKDLTVKGRLDAVITADIVGYEAIDNGFEVKEVDKPMWVEQPSIAVNKENPELTKALDQALQEMIDDGTYEKISDKWFGRNLLDIDLEGVELLE
- a CDS encoding MDR family MFS transporter translates to MEEQKYEYLADNPNIKVLPIMLALIIGAFFAILNETLLNIALITLMDQFSITLPTVQWMATGFMLVMAVVIPISALLLQWFTTRQLFLGTMTVFTIGTIVAASAPTFPILLTGRLIQAVGTGLLMPIIFNVFLLIYPPHRRGKIMGIIGLVIMFAPAIGPTLSGVIVEYLGWRYLFILVIPFALFSIGFGYKYLINVTEVTKPKIDYISLVYSSIGFGSLVYGFSSVGNSAEGFADPLVLLFISMGVIGIVLFVLRQWKLDEPIMNMRVFRYPMFTHAVFMFLIIIMAMFASEIILPIYMQGPLALSAATAGLILLPGSILNGIMSPFMGSLFDKFGPRVLMIPATIVLSGTMFMMSRLTLDTPIWVVVTSYILLMLSVSAIMMPAETNGLNQLPKRLYPHGTAVMSTLQPVAGAIGVSVFISIMNARQLHFLNKSTTPEDAVTADLALVAGVELVYFIAFAMSLVAVALSFIVYRATPQEDMEESK
- a CDS encoding IS3 family transposase (programmed frameshift) codes for the protein MTERLFTLKEQARLQCNPNVQAVSDKSITYTDEFKRHFISENEKGKLPRDIFEEAGLNADLIGAVRIKSAGKRWRAAYRKSGVEGLQDTRKTNSGRPSERDLTSEEKIERLEAKNRLLQAENELLKKPRSTRKADDEKEITIQTTLKYELINFTIQKYKLARLVSYLCELMEVSRSGYYRHFGEKSKQKRAAREQADEVVKEIILKAYHFRGRKKGARQIKMTLENQYGITYNLKRIRRIMKKFDIICPIRKANPARRMAKATKEHRTCENTLQREFKQGVAGKVLLTDITYLTYGNGKRAYLSTIKDAQTNEILAYEVSSSLGLEIAMNTLRKLKKHRHLMTDAFIHSDQGFHYTNPKYQAAVKKMGLGQSMSRRGNCWDNAPQESFFGHFKDETNIKDCETMEEVRREIKSYMTYYNHYRGQWNLKKLPPAEYRRQLQQAA
- a CDS encoding zf-HC2 domain-containing protein → MKCNIVQDLLPSYIDGICREETASEVKTHIEKCVQCNKMIQMMQQPTQHVVEPKFEEAKEPFKRINKKRRLQVIAASLLTFLVMIISYQVVQNVGVVNQYFFPMAHGVVNITDDDEEWQSLNFNEENYLIYDRVFWKKSIVNTVSNDIDSGNEIEGDILLRVKDVNGKVVVDEIQVSSGQSVKLDGLKKNKKYFFEIKASQGRYFINAI
- a CDS encoding RNA polymerase sigma factor: MEDLSEVYKSYANEVKAFLLCLTSNTDLAEELTQETFYQAVKSIERYNGECKMSVWLCQIAKHCYYDHLKREKYRNYSSLEQLAQTGIDFHSNEDLPDIAMIKQDIQQTINLEIQKLKEPHREIFLLRTKLDLSFKEIGVIFNKNENWARVTYYRAKCTLAERMDLNEM